The DNA sequence GCTGTGGGACGCTAGCAGCCCTCGTAGCGTACATACATTAATAAAGATGTGTTGGCCTAACGAGCGGGCACCCTAAGCTGCATGCTAGTATTCACATTGGAACGTGGTTCTGTCAGTGTTTGTCCTAACGCAGTGTGTTCGTGGCCCAGACTCGGCTGGGGCGTTTCAGGAGCTGTTGACGTGGTGCCAGCAGAACACGGCAGGGTACGACCGGGTGAACGTGACGGATCTGAACCAGTCCTGGGCGTCTGGCCTGGCGCTTTGTGCTCTCATACACACCTTCAGACCCCATCTCATGTGAGTCTCTGGGTTCGTAAGGGGAAAAGCCTGTTCACCCACCGCAAGTGCAGGAAATAAGGAAGTTGCTTAAAggataatacatttgtattcaaataaatgtgtcaatgtgttttattaatataGATTATATCTATATGCAAAACAATATACTGGTACTGTATTAACATATTTCTATGCTACAAATGTCGCACTTTAAAATGACCTTGATCTAAGGGGCTTTTCCGCTTAAGTTTATAACGAAGTATATTTCCATGGTACCACCTGTccaatgacaaaagaaaaagcagttttatgttaaaatatttATCATATGGTGTGCCCTGGTGAACAAACTGGCTATCCCTCACCTCTCCGCCAACAGTGACATGTCCTCTCTGAATGAGTCGGATGCTGTCTACAATAACCAGTTGGCCTTCAGCATCCTGGAGAGGGAGCTGGGAATTCCTCCAATCATGTCAGCCAGTGAGATGGCTTCCAAGGGACAGATAGACCAGCTCTCCGTTGTGCTCTACCTGACACAGGTCCAACGTGGCTTCAGCGAAAGGACACCCACTGAAGGTAATCACTCATGGACTTGCTACGAAAAGGTGTATGTTACCTCTGGTCTGTCATGTAATGTTTGTTTCCGACGCTTTGGGCagagggataaaaaaaaaagggatggTACATTTTGTCCCAAAGACTTGCTGTTTATTTTCAAAGAGAGAGTGGTGGAGCGCCTTTTGGTTTTATCTCTTCACTTAACACGCAGATACAGATTTTTAATAGAATTACTATGTCTTAATCTCTGAATAATGCATAGTTGTATTCATCACATTAATCTGTTTTCGCAGTTTTAGGATTACGTTTCATttaaagaaggaaagaaatgttGGAACTAATTTCAGATTTACCATATCACATGGCTTGGTGTTAGTGAATGCAATTCTATCAGGCTCCTCGTTTAGATGTTTACACTGTATACAGCTTATGTAACCCCCAGTTGTAAAAGGGCTCAGGTGGCTTTCCGTTTGAAATGTTTGCTGTTGTTAAGGCAGGGGGCTGTCGTTGCCCCTTTAAGAACATTACCCAGCATGCCTATGGTTAGAGTAGCTATCTTTGCTAGTGCTGTGCTCATAACCAGTCCTGATTGGCTGATCGTTGAGTTGCTCTCCTACACACGGTAAGTAAGCTAAGGCTGCAGCCGAAGCAAACAGCACAGCAGCCTGTGAGGAAATGTCTTGTCAGGCTTTGGTGGAACTAGCTTCAGGCTCACATCAAAGGGATTTACTGTTCCTCTTGTGAGGAAAAGGGATTTTACTGGGCTTTTAATGCTGCTGGAGGCGTTTCTGGTAATACTAGCAGAGTGTGAAGCACGGATATATTTTACAGTGGGGATCCAGCATTTGGAAGCAGGCTTAAAGAGAGGGTGTGACATGCTCTTCTTTGCTTGTATCTGTGATGCTGTAAGCCATCGTACCACTCTGCTGGGTGAtcggctggctggctggctgacaaACAGATGCGCATGCAGGAAGGACCTGTCCTGTCTGTCACAGAGGCGCTTGACTGCAACCTTATCTGAGCGCTAGAGTAGGGAAAGGGACTCGGGGCGTGAGGTCTCACTGCACTGGAATTCTCTCAGGAGGATTGTCAAGTTGAATTACATCATCCAGAAAGCCTGGTTTTAAACAGCAGAGTGTAAAAGCTGTGTGTGTAGTATGAGATGACTGACAGGATTTCTACATTAGAGATATTGGAGATGAGGCCATAACACCCTTTTTATGCACTAGAAGCTGTACACACCTAAAATGCAGGTTATCTGATCTGGAGGAACTCTGACAAGACTGTTAGTTTGTAGCATGTTGTTGTACCAGAAAAGAGAAGAACCAAACcgtgtccatctctctctgtctctgctgcaGAACCTCAGGGTCCTCAGTTGACCCCGTCCAAGTCCTTGTCTTTTCAGTCAGCCGTGTTGTTCCTCAACAAGCTCAAGCACAACTCTCTGCAGAGACGCAAGGTAAGGGCACTGATCGAGGAGCTGTTGCCACCAACGCCGCTGTTGTAGTGTCCATTCGATATCGCGGATTGAATGAATAGAAACATGTATACATAAACATTGAGTGTTGGGTGAGATGGGGAGTAGGCCAACCTcaagttaatattttttttacgcAACAACCTGCAGACCTTTGACATGTTGTTGCCGAGACTATTGTTGTTTAATATTCACTTTAAAGGAGACATTTACGCGTGTAAGCggaatagcagaaacaatgtgATTTCTAAGTAGCCTGAGCACATTACTAAATGACAACTAGTTCGCTCGACAGTCTAGCTATGTGTGGTTTGGAATTAATGTTAAAGCTAATTCTGCCCATGGTGTGTAACTAACCGAGCGAACAAATGACCGTGAGTAAAGCCATGTGGCTATGGCTAGCTTGCGACATTTTAGACTGATGTAGCCTATACTCTAGCTTACCTGTCCAGGAGCAATATGGCCAATTCAGCATCACTTCAGATCCATACCAGACTGTGTATTCCTCCATTGCATAATAACCATATATATTCAAGTTTCTCCAAAGCATTCTCCCAATTTCGTTTGGACtggtaactattttctttggtACTGATATAaactggtggggggggggggggggcttccaTTCTGTTTTAGTCTTGCTCTGTGTGTTTTGGCCGGAGTAGGTGAAGTGGGTGTGGCCAATGTCTGACAATGTGGAGCCGTAGCCTTGGTCGCTCCAGCAGTTTGAGCGGCTGCCTTCAGAACACAAGCGCATTGCAGCATGGGTTCCTCTACCTTTTcacactttcctgtcaaatgaagcataacattttgagaaaacaaaaacatgttggttAGCTTTGAACATTTTGATGGTACATCAGTTGGAAGCGTTCTACAGAGCACTTGATTTTAATGAccaaaggtttaaaaaaaaaaaaagtttttgttttttctggcCATTTACAAAGTGAACTGTGCTCTCAAGGAAACTTCTCAAATATCCATGATAACATTGTTCATCTTGAGGTCATCTTTTACATAATTTAAACCATTAACTTTCTTTTTTACACAGGAGAAACTGGCCGCtaggaaagaagagaaagaaggggTGAGGATGGGAGATGAGGAAGAGGTGAGTAGTGTCTAGAATAAAAATTCTATCCTTATTTTTAGAGGCTCCCATTCACAGCTAACCCTTGCTGTATTGATGGATGTATCTGACAACTCAACATGCTGGACTGTGACATGTTCCTGAGCTCTATTATCGTGCTAAGCACGAGAAGTTGTTGGATTGCAAGCACTCCATTCTCTCATGACAGATGTCTATCTATGTTTACGAAATCTTTTAACCATACGCAGTCCACGATATACCTTCTGAATTGATGTTGAGCAATTCAGATTTGTCGTCTTGTATCGTGCCTCTTTCATGACCCTTCTGGACTACCAGCTGTTATTACACAATAAGCAGAAGTCTTTGTGCTGTTAGGGaacaactgtaaacattttactgttGCCCTTGATTTCAATGCCCTCAGCCTGTAGCGCCCCTCTCAACCACCGAGGTGACTTCTAACCCCGAAGCCCACCTGGGTCCTAAACTGAGCCCAACGTCAGGCATCAGCGGCACTGAGGAGTGTTATTTTTGTGGCCAGCGGGTCTATGTTCTGGAGCGGATCAGTACAGAGGGCAAGTTTTTCCACCGTAGCTGCTTCACCTGCCAGCAGTGTGGGACCACCCTAAGACTGGGAGGATACACCTTCAGCCAGGAAACTGGTGAGTTTTTCTCTTGCTTGGTGAAGTTTGAATGTACACGTATACCTACACAGGACTCAGTTCGCTTGGCTTATTTATTGTTCTTGTTATTTTGCAACCTTGGATTTTCTTTTACGTTTTGTTACGGCGTAGGCATGAAATATAATTTGggattgtattgtttttgtcacTGAGCAATACAGTGTCAACATGAAAGTTGTAGAACACTGTACTTGATTAGATCAATATCTGCTACATACTTAAACCATAGCCATCTTACATATTCATTGGCTGTCATTGTGATGGCGGTCCTTGGTAAAGAGCAAGCCAGTTCAAGCCGAGACTGTAATTTGGCCGCTCAGGAACGTTCACTGTTTCCTTGGATTGCAGCTGAGGTGGAGATGTGGCCTGGACTTGTTGGTTGTAGTTCTGCTGGAGGGGGATTTTTATTTCCTGGCTGGTATGAATCAGACTCAAAAAATGAAAGAAGGGATTTggctaaaatgttttgcagtgaaaaatgaatatattttgattgcGGGTTTAGAAGCCATATGGGGGAGAAAGTGAAAAACCTCCATTCGCTTAAAAGCTTTAGGAAACCAAAAATAAGTATTCACACCGTTTGCTATGCCTCGCCTAAATGAGCTGTGGTGCCGccaattgtctttagaagtccTGTTATTAATTGAATGGAGTCTACCTGTGTGCATTCAAGGTGTTACACATGATTTTAGCTCAAATAAACctgttggttagtacaattccttAAAAAAAGCGACATTATCtagacaaaggaacattcaaagcaaatccggaATAACGTTCCTGCATAAACACCAGTCAGGGGTTGGATATATATGAACATTTCTAAGGCACCAAATGTCCCCTGCAGCACTGTAAAGTCCATTAATAAGAAATGGACAGAACATGCctcaactgtgaatctgtctagaacaggccgtGCTCAAAAACTGAATATCAAGTCAGACAGGACGCCGGTCAGCAAGGGCACTAAGAGGCCTGTGGGAACTCTAAAGGTGTTCCAGTCTTCCATGGCTGGTCCGGGAGACACTGTGCCtactgcaacaatagcccaGGTGCTACTCTATGAGAGAACGTTTTTAGGCTTGTGGCAAAAACGCACATCGTCCTGAGAACAGCATCTctaccatgaagcatggtggtggcagcatcacgCTGTGCTGATTCTTGTCTGCGTaagggcctggaaagcttgtgaagatagagggcaaaatggatgcagcaaagtacagagaaatcctgtgAGAAAATCTGatgaagtctgcaagagacctgggacttgggagaagatAGATCTTCCAGCTGGACAATGACCTCAAACATACAGTAAAAGCTACACTTTCAAAACGGCAATGTCCTGAAGTGGCCCGGTCTTTAATTCAGTTAAGAATATgtggaaaaagttgaaaatCACTGTTCAAAAATGGTCCCCATTCAATTTCATGGAGCTTGAGCAATTCAGCAAAGATGATTGGTCATGTCTATGTCCCGATGTACTACGCTGTTAGAGACTTCTCCCTATAGACTCACGGCTGTCTGAGACTTCTCCCTATAGACTCACGGCTGTCTGAGACTTCTCCCTATAGACTCACGGCTGTCTGAGACTTCTCCCTATAGACTGGCTGCCAAGGGAGGgaaacaattatgtaaaattattttctcttatgtatttgcaatttagAACGATtagcagatttcatttttcactttttattAACTTTTTGTTGTGTTGATCATCCACAAGTCTGGCACAAGTTTGGTCTCTTGATACGAACTGAGCAGCCTTGGGATGCCACAGCATATCTGAACATTGTTGCTGACTAGGAGCATACCTTCACGGTAACAGTTTACTGTTCGACACATGGATACCTCCAGCAAGGATAATGTACCATCACATACAGCACATGCTGTCTCAGAATAATATTTCCAGGAATATGACCAAAAGTTCTGTTTACTTGAGTGGCTTGTGCAGTCCCCAGACCGCAACCTAAACAGCATCTCTGAGATTAGATGGAACGGGCTGTTCTCAGCATGACTATTCCACTGTCCAGTCTACAGGAAGTGTGTGATGCGATCTTGTCAGCGCTTACCAATATCCCAGTGGTACGTCTCAGACACTTGTAGGCCTCATAGTGACGTCTTTGAACGGTCGTTCCTGTTTTTCAGTTTGGAAGGACAATTGTATGTTAATGTGTCTGAGTGTTTAATACATCGTCCACAGCATAATAATTAGCTTGGCCATGCTCGAGGAGATATTAAATGTtccatttgttattttgacctACTTACCAGTCACTGCATTTCTTTCAGCTCCTTGGTCTTTATACTTTAAAGTCAATACTCAAGAAAAGCACCATACATAGttctatttttttaatgaaagattTCTtattggacagaggaagagatggtcttttttttttttgtaaagtaaTGTAAATCCCTGTTATTTCACACAGACTGAGTCCATGTAACTTATATGAATCGATGCCAAATTTCACCCGAGGTAATTTAGTCTAGTCTAAACAATGAATGCTTATGCATTGGCTGTATTTCAGCTAGTTAACACATTTGTAAACATTGTACATAATTTGTATgtagattaataaaaaaatctgtcccACTTTTTAACTCAACAAAATGTTGATTATCACTCTGCCTGGGTTTATTTCAGTGTGGAGAGTTATTTTCTCTGAAAGATAATGGTTCTAGTCAGGCCAACAGCTGCCATACCTGTAGCAGATTACATCCTCCAAGGCAAGGAACTCACATGTCAGGAAGATAAACACAACAgagtttaatttatttatgcGCCATATGAACAATTCATGAAGGACACCCGTTCACGTGTTTGGTAGTTGATGTGAAAAAGAGAACGGAAGAAAATGTTGCCAGGTAGCATCTCCGGTCTGCAAGATTCAGCCTCTCTACAAGCTGTTGTTTTCCATTTAATGTGCCCCCAGGGAGGTTCTACTGTGAGCTGCACTCTGAACAACTGGAgctggagaacaggaaggagtCCACATCCGTGCAGGTGCGTTTCTGTTCTTTTGGGCAGATGGGCTATGAAACCATTCTGTTGCATACCGTGTTGCAAGATTTTGGCGTACTGGTCTGTTTGATGAGAATAATTACAGTAGCTGGTGTTGAGTCATGAGACCAGTTTCTTTTAAACAGGGCATTCATAAGGAAGGTTTAATTGCATGATTACGATGCTATTCTATAATGCTTTTTcagttcattcatttttttccctTCCAGGACTTCGGAGACCACACAGAGAATAAAAGGGGTGTGAATGGGATCTCCTGTGAAGAGCACTCACCATGTCactctgaggaggaggaggaggaggatgatgatgatgacgacggTCAGTACTATCTAGACTCAGGTCCTCCTAAATCCACAGATCCTCTGAGACAGGACGACCGCAGCAGCAAACAGTCTGACCATGTAGAGGAGCCCTCTGTCCAACCACTATCACCCACAGATGACCTCACAGCCAAAGGCCTTCAGGTCTGTGTGAAAGAGGAGGAGCGTGTTGAGGATTCCCCCTCAGACCCCCCCATACCTGTGCCAAAGCCTCGGCGCTCTCGCTCATCCTCCCCTCAGGTCTCCCCTCCCGTACCCAAGCCACGGACGGTCGTCCTCACCCCAAAAAAGGAGACAACACCAGCTGAAGTAGTTCAAGCGCAGACCCCAAGCACAGGAGATAAAAGCGCCCCAACAGCAGACCCTGACTCAAGGCCGAAGCAATCCCTGAGGAAGCTGAAACTAACGAACGAGGAGAAAAACCAGCTGGTAAACCTGAGCTTCAGTCTGGACTCGGACTCAGAGACACCCGTttcttcctcctgctcctcttctTCAGCCACGGTAGCGGGGCCCAGCCCCCCCAAACCCTTAGGTATTCTTCTTCATTTACGTtattgcttttgtttgtttaccaTTTCTTTTCTGTGTCGTTGTTTTCACTTTGAGAACTGTGGCAATTTTAAAGGAATGGTTACAAAAATACACACTGGTTTTCTTACCCTTCAGGCAGTCAATGGATAATGTTTGTCAGAAAACGTGCTTAGTCATTCCTGGTACCAGTccgagatttttttttttattcatcttGTCCAAATCATTTGACAGtttggaaatgtattgaaaacagGGAAATAAAACCAAAGCATAGACTGTTGACATGGTAAGGATACCAATTTGTCAGTTTGGGCGAACAATCCCTTTACACTGGGAAGCGTGGATATATCtccttcaaaaatgtattttgcactGACTCCAGTTCAGGGTTAGACCATTGAATAAGGTTTCTGCTTCGAGATGCAGACGGCCTGGAGGAGGAGGGTTACTGGAGTGGGGGGCCGGGGCCTGCAGGACACATCCGCGAGCACCGGAACCGTCGCTGCTTCAGGAGGAAGGATGGGCCGGGGGCGCCCCAGGGGCAGCACGCCAGGGTCCGCTCCAAGTTCTCCCCCTGGAACCTGTCCTCCCCTCGGCTGGGAAGGGACCACCGCTTCAGCATCCTCAGTAGCCACCCGGGTAAAGCTGTGGGGGAGGACCGTGGCTGGACTGTCCTGGCCGCAGCCTGTCCATCCATTTCACGCAGTGAAAACGCTGTTGCACGTTGCATTACGGTAATGCTGCAAGTAAAAGCTCTTCATTTCCACCCtgaattaatttttctgtcTCGAACTCCACAGAAATACACTACGAACACAGTGTCTCTGAAGAAGATGGAgctgatggtgatgatgatgatgatgatgacgacgagGATGAGGATGAATTGGACATGCTTGGAGTAGATGACTTGGATTTATTTAACAGTAAGGTAAGGACTGGTACTTATTTGGATGGCCAGTTGATTCTCTACTGTATATCAACTTTAACTATGTATACAATTgttaaacacacaccaacaatcCTGCCTTTAGTTCCAGGACATCCCATCAGACCCTGTGGAGGCTGAGAAGATGGAGCTGCTGAAGATGCGGACTTTGGAGCGCCGGGCCAAGACATGTGAGATGCAGCGCTTCCACAGAGCACAGGTTTGTTCACTGAATTGACGCATATTAGTCATTACCAAGATACCAGATGAACGTGTGGATTCCATTTTTGTCTCTGCGTGCGGTCTTGGTGGTAACATCGGTTCTTGCTGTATGAATAGACAACTAATGGGTTATTTGCCAGTATCTACAACAATCTGGGGCCCGGTATTATAGGTGATTGCTGCCCATCTGATCCCTATGTTCTCCAGTCCATACAGAGGCGCCTGGAGGAGATTGAGGTGACGTTTAAAGAGCTGGAGGATAAAGGTGTGGTGCTGGAGCAGGTTCTCAGAGGGGAAGAAGGTATGACTCCAGCTCAAAAACGTACCGCTAACAGTATCTGGGAAGATGTTGACCATGCCTTGGCCTTAGCCACAgagatttttcttttcatcttcGGTCATTTGATGTGCTGTGGACCTGCAGGTCATGACAGCGGGCGGTCAAACATTTTCCCAGCTGTGGGTGGGAGCAGGCGGGCGGTTTACATCTTCCAAGCCGTGGGTGGGAGCAGGCGGGCGGTCAACTTGTTCCAGTGTCAGCTTTCTGATTTGAGCGTGTTTGCCTATGGCTAATACCTACAGTATAAAAAGCAGCTCTTTGATGCATCATTTACACTGTCTCACTGTTCCCTGATTCAAGTTCTGtggcctgtctctcctcttggGCGTGTGAGACCAAGGGGGTCTATGTGTATGGTCTCTGAGTAGGCTACTTGTTCACGGGTGGagttgcaatttttttttatatcttgtTACAAAGGCAACATCGTATGCCGATATCAGTGTCAATTCTGATAAAACAAATTCAGAAGTCTCTTCTCCACTGTCAACTACTTACTCTTAGTTCAGGGGTCATTGTTGTCATTTATTGcctgaaaataatattgaatgaATTGGTGGTCATTCATTTCAGTTCGCCGCAGACAATCACTGAAATGGAAAAGGCTTTTGTTATTAAACGTGTTGGTTTC is a window from the Esox lucius isolate fEsoLuc1 chromosome 12, fEsoLuc1.pri, whole genome shotgun sequence genome containing:
- the mical1 gene encoding LOW QUALITY PROTEIN: F-actin-monooxygenase mical1 (The sequence of the model RefSeq protein was modified relative to this genomic sequence to represent the inferred CDS: deleted 1 base in 1 codon) → MANQDPANRSHALFDQFVQAQTCKEVQRTFSELCQHLQVDPRQYQSFYTKLKESLNYWKAKALWVKLDKRAQHQDYQQGKICARNKCLVLGAGPCGLRTAIELALLGAQVVVLEKRDSFARNNVLHLWPYTICDLRGLAAKMFYGRFCTGALDHVSIRQLQLILLKVALLLGVEVHTRVEFKGFVEPTGTTGWMATVLPDNHPAGKFQFDVFISAGGGRYVPDGFRRKELRGKLAIGITCNFINRHTAEEAQVAEISGVARIYNQKFFKDLQTETGIDLENIVYYKDDTHYFVMTAKKKSLLMMGVIKKDFADADQLLAQANVDHEALLRYAHGAAHFSTGRRLPNMTFANNHAGQPDVAMFDFTCMHRSENASLVRERRGKKLLIGLVGDCLVEPFWPLGTGIARGFLAAFDAAWMVRSWGKGKAPLEVLAERESIYQLLSQTTPENISKNYSAFSIDPATRYQHINLKSIKTNQVQQLYDVEDHLDSGRPTKKQKNRLSHLRQDSAGAFQELLTWCQQNTAGYDRVNVTDLNQSWASGLALCALIHTFRPHLIDMSSLNESDAVYNNQLAFSILERELGIPPIMSASEMASKGQIDQLSVVLYLTQVQRGFSERTPTEEPQGPQLTPSKSLSFQSAVLFLNKLKHNSLQRRKEKLAARKEEKEGVRMGDEEEPVAPLSTTEVTSNPEAHLGPKLSPTSGISGTEECYFCGQRVYVLERISTEGKFFHRSCFTCQQCGTTLRLGGYTFSQETGRFYCELHSEQLELENRKESTSVQDFGDHTENKRGVNGISCEEHSPCHSEEEEEEDDDDDDGQYYLDSGPPKSTDPLRQDDRSSKQSDHVEEPSVQPLSPTDDLTAKGLQVCVKEEERVEDSPSDPPIPVPKPRRSRSSSPQVSPPVPKPRTVVLTPKKETTPAEVVQAQTPSTGDKSAPTADPDSRPKQSLRKLKLTNEEKNQLVNLSFSLDSDSETPVSSSCSSSSATVAGPSPPKPLDGLEEEGYWSGGPGPAGHIREHRNRRCFRRKDGPGAPQGQHARVRSKFSPWNLSSPRLGRDHRFSILSSHPEIHYEHSVSEEDGADGDDDDDDDDEDEDELDMLGVDDLDLFNSKFQDIPSDPVEAEKMELLKMRTLERRAKTCEMQRFHRAQSIQRRLEEIEVTFKELEDKGVVLEQVLRGEEGSSGSPEMIDQWIHLVHQKNALVSEESDLMVASRQLELEDKQSMLEMELRQYMELNDSEKTPEQQAEEERVLQEMLEVVDMRDSLVAFLEEKRLKEMESDEQQATSLLEAKRHSTASAGAQVHWA